Proteins found in one Drosophila innubila isolate TH190305 chromosome X, UK_Dinn_1.0, whole genome shotgun sequence genomic segment:
- the LOC117790461 gene encoding proteasome subunit alpha type-5-like — MNLIRDKFSPDGRLLQLEHSLEAIQLGCTVIGICTNTCVVLAAEKRITSPLMVTKNVERIVKLDDHIGCGLSGVLADARRLVDRSRIECQKHWLSYDESMPVESCTQFTSTLVMQSSDTDDTMNRPASVALLFAGFDGDEPQLWHLDPSGTYTRYLGKAIGSNSAFAQKKLEEKYRFDMDVKDAIELCLITLEQAMEEQLRGTNIELMFMTKDNKNYNKLSEDELKKLLGNAD; from the coding sequence ATGAATCTCATACGCGACAAATTCTCACCCGACGGTCGCCTGCTCCAATTGGAACATTCCTTGGAGGCAATCCAGTTGGGATGCACTGTCATTGGCATTTGCACCAATACTTGTGTTGTTTTGGCAGCGGAAAAGCGCATCACATCCCCTCTGATGGTAACTAAGAATGTTGAGAGAATTGTGAAACTGGATGATCACATTGGATGCGGATTATCCGGTGTTTTGGCTGATGCACGGCGATTAGTTGATCGTTCTCGAATTGAGTGCCAGAAACATTGGCTCTCATACGATGAATCCATGCCAGTTGAGTCCTGCACCCAATTCACATCCACATTGGTAATGCAGTCCTCTGATACAGATGATACAATGAATCGTCCTGCCAGTGTGGCCCTACTCTTTGCCGGCTTCGACGGCGATGAGCCTCAACTGTGGCACTTGGATCCATCTGGAACATATACGCGCTATTTGGGCAAGGCGATCGGATCTAATAGTGCGTTTGCCCAAAAGAAATTGGAAGAGAAATACAGATTTGACATGGACGTAAAGGATGCTATTGAACTGTGTTTAATCACACTAGAACAAGCCATGGAGGAGCAGTTGCGGGGAACAAACATTGAACTGATGTTTATGACAAAGGATAacaaaaactataataaactTTCTGAAGATGAGTTAAAGAAACTGCTTGGAAATGCGGACTAA